A part of Aegilops tauschii subsp. strangulata cultivar AL8/78 chromosome 2, Aet v6.0, whole genome shotgun sequence genomic DNA contains:
- the LOC109734336 gene encoding myricetin 3-O-rhamnoside 1,2-glucosyltransferase UGT709G2-like, producing MDSAPTVAVHVLVFPWPRQGLINPMLHLATALLDAGVHVTFLHTEHNLCRIARAPPPRLRLLSIPDGLPDDHPRHYMELMESMCTTGSAAYRALLLSSLLPAHDVPPVTCVVADGTMPFATDIAEELGIPALAFCTFSACSSLAFMSMPKVFELGENPFPADDPVCGVLGMEGILRRRDLPRGPGLCSTEQSGGGDPMILKIGEGVSHSCKARALIINTAASMERPALAHIASRTRDVFAVGPLHASSRSATLFPKHGNFEKKSILCSHGNSYIYTSGLKESPAASCYFVPSAGALWVLVWGNISIQLIGVHVA from the coding sequence ATGGACTCTGCGCCTACGGTGGCGGTGCACGTCCTTGTGTTCCCTTGGCCACGGCAGGGACTCATCAACCCCATGCTCCACCTCGCCACGgccctcctcgacgccggcgtccacgtCACCTTCCTCCACACCGAGCACAACCTCTGCCGCATTGCGAGGGCGCCTCCGCCGCGCCTACGTTTGCTGTCGATCCCCGATGGCCTCCCCGACGACCACCCCCGCCACTACATGGAGCTGATGGAGTCCATGTGCACGACCGGCAGCGCCGCGTACCGTGCCCTGCTCTTGTCGTCGCTTCTGCCCGCCCACGATGTGCCGCCGGTGACATGCGTTGTCGCCGATGGCACCATGCCGTTCGCCACCGACATCGCCGAGGAACTCGGCATCCCGGCGCTTGCCTTCTGCACATTCAGCGCGTGCAGCTCCCTGGCGTTCATGTCCATGCCCAAGGTCTTCGAGCTCGGCGAGAACCCCTTCCCTGCGGACGACCCAGTGTGTGGCGTTTTGGGGATGGAGGGCATCCTCCGGCGACGAGATCTTCCTCGTGGTCCTGGACTCTGCTCCACTGAGCAATCAGGCGGCGGAGATCCCATGATACTCAAGATTGGCGAGGGCGTCTCTCATAGCTGCAAGGCGCGTGCGCTGATAATCAACACCGCCGCGTCGATGGAGCGGCCAGCGCTCGCCCACATCGCGTCGCGCACACGCGACGTCTTCGCGGTAGGTCCACTCCACGCCAGCTCGAGGTCCGCCACTCTTTTTCCAAAACatggaaattttgaaaaaaaatccattTTATGCTCACATGGCAACTCTTATATATATACCTCCGGACTGAAGGAATCTCCGGCAGCATCCTGCTACTTTGTACCATCTGCTGGAGCTTTGTGGGTGCTGGTTTGGGGAAATATTTCCATCCAACTGATTGGCGTGCATGTGGCCTAA